A genome region from Bombilactobacillus bombi includes the following:
- a CDS encoding UDP-N-acetylglucosamine 1-carboxyvinyltransferase has product MAKMVIHGGKRLSGSVTIGGAKNSTVAIIPAAILSDTPVVLDSVPQIKDVYNLMDMLADMNVKSSFQDHVLTIDPTNIKLVPLPHGKVTSLRASYYFMGSLLGRFGKAVVGFPGGDDIGPRPIDQHIKGFKALGAQVKQHDNSIVIEAPNGLHGARIFLDMVSVGATINIILAAVRAKGTTIIENAAKEPEIIDLATFLNNMGAKIRGVGTQTIRIVGVPHLKSTNSHIIIPDRIEAGTYLSLAAAVGDGILVKNIIAEHLDAFLAKLQEMGVNLDIREDSIFVYPNSQLTGVKVKTSPYPGFATDLQQPLTPLMLLADRQSLIIDTIYPKRTRHIPELIKMGAKIRVIDGQIVIDPTEQLMGTQVTAEEIRGGASLMIAALMAQGTTVINQAENIMRGYDCIIDKLHDLQAEVSYSGTELF; this is encoded by the coding sequence ATGGCAAAGATGGTTATTCACGGGGGAAAAAGACTTTCTGGATCCGTTACGATCGGCGGTGCGAAAAACAGTACTGTTGCGATTATCCCCGCGGCCATTTTGTCGGATACTCCCGTCGTGCTTGATTCTGTGCCGCAGATTAAAGATGTATACAATTTAATGGATATGCTGGCAGATATGAATGTGAAGTCCAGCTTTCAAGATCATGTTTTAACAATTGATCCTACTAATATTAAGTTGGTGCCACTTCCACATGGTAAAGTAACCAGTTTACGGGCCTCTTATTATTTTATGGGCTCGTTATTAGGACGTTTTGGCAAGGCAGTAGTCGGTTTTCCTGGTGGGGATGACATTGGACCGCGCCCCATTGATCAACATATTAAAGGGTTTAAAGCTTTAGGTGCACAAGTAAAACAGCATGATAATTCAATCGTTATTGAAGCACCAAATGGTTTGCATGGTGCACGCATCTTTTTAGATATGGTATCCGTAGGAGCAACAATAAATATTATTTTGGCAGCTGTTCGAGCCAAAGGGACTACAATTATTGAAAATGCAGCCAAAGAACCCGAAATCATTGATTTGGCAACCTTTTTGAATAATATGGGGGCCAAAATTCGGGGTGTGGGAACTCAGACTATTAGAATTGTTGGTGTACCACATTTAAAATCAACTAACTCACATATTATTATCCCAGATCGCATCGAAGCAGGAACTTATTTATCTTTAGCGGCTGCAGTAGGTGATGGGATTTTAGTTAAAAATATTATTGCAGAACATTTGGATGCTTTTTTAGCTAAATTACAAGAAATGGGTGTTAATCTAGATATTCGTGAAGATAGTATTTTTGTATATCCCAATAGTCAATTAACTGGCGTTAAAGTGAAAACAAGCCCTTATCCAGGGTTTGCTACGGACTTACAGCAACCCTTAACACCTTTGATGTTGTTGGCAGATCGGCAAAGTTTGATTATTGATACAATTTATCCCAAACGTACTCGTCATATCCCGGAACTAATTAAAATGGGAGCGAAGATTCGAGTAATTGACGGACAGATTGTAATTGATCCGACGGAACAGTTGATGGGCACTCAAGTTACTGCGGAAGAAATTCGCGGCGGTGCATCGTTAATGATTGCTGCTTTAATGGCACAAGGAACAACAGTGATTAATCAAGCAGAAAATATTATGCGTGGTTATGATTGCATTATTGATAAATTACATGATTTGCAAGCAGAAGTCAGTTATTCAGGCACAGAATTATTTTAA
- a CDS encoding type B 50S ribosomal protein L31, with product MKKGIHPDYHQVVFMDSATGKKFLAGSTANSSETTDYEGQEYPLIRVEITSDSHPFYTGKQKFTQADGRIDRFNKKYGLTNK from the coding sequence ATGAAAAAAGGAATTCATCCAGATTATCACCAAGTTGTATTTATGGATTCTGCAACTGGTAAAAAGTTTTTGGCTGGATCTACTGCTAATTCAAGTGAAACTACCGATTATGAAGGTCAAGAATATCCTTTAATTCGGGTGGAAATCACTTCTGATTCACATCCATTCTATACAGGTAAGCAAAAGTTTACTCAAGCAGATGGTCGAATCGATCGTTTCAACAAGAAGTATGGTTTAACCAACAAATAA
- a CDS encoding L,D-transpeptidase: MKPLAKLLHQKTLLICGLIFIILLTIPVILGRNLDYLESAKTSIVKKKAPKTLAYHNHPKQPNQHTSSLRVPMNYLKSSETKPYPNLQQHPQLWIRVSLKKQRVYLIDQNKILYTMYASTGIEDGERNTPKGTYQIESERAPYFYSPAMHEGAFYAVSFLNHGIYLFHSTPTNQQQQFLPDVAADLGKRPSSHGCVHLTVADSKWVYDNIPYNTKVVIK; encoded by the coding sequence ATGAAGCCATTAGCTAAGTTATTGCATCAAAAGACCTTATTGATTTGTGGTTTAATCTTTATTATACTACTAACCATTCCGGTCATTTTAGGACGTAATCTTGATTATTTGGAAAGTGCTAAAACTAGCATTGTTAAGAAAAAAGCGCCTAAAACTTTGGCATACCACAATCATCCTAAGCAACCAAATCAGCATACTTCATCTTTGCGTGTTCCCATGAATTATTTAAAATCATCAGAAACTAAACCCTATCCGAATTTACAGCAGCACCCCCAGCTTTGGATAAGAGTCTCTCTTAAAAAGCAACGTGTCTACTTAATAGATCAGAATAAAATCTTATATACCATGTATGCTTCAACAGGGATTGAAGATGGCGAACGCAACACTCCTAAAGGGACATATCAAATTGAGTCCGAAAGAGCACCTTATTTTTATAGCCCTGCGATGCATGAGGGCGCTTTTTATGCTGTTTCGTTTTTAAATCACGGCATTTACTTGTTTCATTCGACACCAACGAATCAACAGCAACAATTTTTGCCTGATGTTGCAGCAGATCTTGGCAAAAGACCTTCGTCACATGGCTGTGTTCATCTAACAGTGGCTGATTCCAAATGGGTCTATGATAATATTCCCTATAATACTAAAGTTGTTATTAAGTAA
- a CDS encoding multidrug efflux MFS transporter produces the protein MQTDNYWRRNMYILTFGNFIAGIGFSMVTPFLSLYINTLGQFNNQQISLWSGITFSVTFIVSAIISPFWGKLADRKGRKLMILRASLGMALVIGTMSLVTNIYQLVFLRALQGIFSGYIGNSNTLIATSAPHKHVGKALGTLTTGTVSGSLLGPLVGGVIAQIWGYRIPFLITGCLLLSAFFLCLFFVKENFTPVAKEKQPSLREVMQKLSQPQVVIGMFVTTLIIQTANNSINPIISLYVKQLMHNSGQVALISGIVTAMPGIPSALLSSKFGDLGDRYGTKKVLIAGLILATLIYIPQAAVTHVWQLIILRFFVGISDAALLPQVQTLLAKDSPHEVSGRIFGYNQSFQYIGNCAGPLLGSTISSSLGYGAVFLSTACLEFINLIWVHHVTKQEQG, from the coding sequence ATGCAAACGGATAATTATTGGCGTCGCAATATGTACATTTTAACATTCGGTAACTTTATCGCAGGAATTGGATTCAGTATGGTAACCCCCTTCTTATCGCTTTATATTAATACTCTCGGTCAATTTAATAATCAGCAAATATCACTTTGGTCAGGAATTACTTTTTCAGTTACTTTTATTGTTTCAGCCATTATTTCTCCTTTTTGGGGTAAGCTGGCTGATCGCAAAGGTCGCAAATTGATGATTTTACGTGCTTCTTTAGGAATGGCATTAGTTATTGGCACAATGTCATTAGTCACTAATATTTATCAGTTAGTATTTTTGCGCGCCTTACAAGGAATTTTTTCAGGATATATCGGTAATTCTAACACTTTAATTGCCACTTCTGCACCTCATAAACACGTGGGTAAAGCATTAGGAACATTGACTACCGGAACTGTTTCTGGATCGTTGTTAGGTCCTTTAGTTGGTGGCGTTATTGCTCAAATTTGGGGATATCGGATTCCGTTTTTAATTACAGGTTGTTTATTATTATCAGCCTTTTTCCTTTGTTTATTTTTTGTTAAAGAAAATTTCACTCCTGTAGCAAAAGAAAAACAGCCTTCCTTGCGGGAAGTAATGCAAAAGCTTTCCCAGCCCCAAGTCGTAATCGGTATGTTTGTTACTACCTTAATTATTCAAACGGCCAACAATTCTATTAATCCAATTATTAGTCTCTATGTTAAACAACTGATGCATAACTCAGGTCAAGTGGCTTTAATCAGTGGAATTGTTACCGCAATGCCAGGGATTCCATCCGCCTTATTATCATCCAAATTTGGTGACTTAGGCGATCGTTACGGTACCAAAAAAGTTTTAATAGCTGGATTAATTTTGGCTACTTTAATTTATATTCCTCAGGCTGCTGTTACCCACGTTTGGCAATTAATTATTTTGCGCTTTTTTGTAGGCATATCAGACGCCGCTTTACTGCCACAAGTCCAAACCTTGTTAGCTAAGGATAGTCCTCATGAGGTTTCTGGACGTATTTTTGGTTATAACCAAAGTTTTCAATATATAGGCAATTGTGCTGGACCCCTATTAGGTTCAACAATTTCAAGTAGCTTGGGCTATGGAGCAGTCTTTTTATCTACTGCTTGTCTTGAATTTATTAATTTGATTTGGGTGCACCATGTTACCAAACAAGAACAAGGATAA
- a CDS encoding UDP-N-acetylmuramoyl-tripeptide--D-alanyl-D-alanine ligase, producing the protein MQMNLTEIAQALGIDTKLIVTDSIITNVVFDSRKATAGSLFVPLIAARDGHDFVQAAFDNGASATLWQQDHPVPETVTNNYLVVKDTLAALQKLSYYYLHKINPQVVAITGSNGKTTTKDMTAAVLAQKYQVVKTQANHNNEIGVPITILSMTADTQILVVEMGMDRAGQLAALSALVQPDVAVITMIGEAHIEFFGTRDKIADAKMEITQSLKTTGTFIYNGDEPLLRQRARNITQKQLTFGQSAQNDLTIASIMPAKKQTTFSTNIDPQQQIVIPMLGDYNVDNALAAILVGRCYQVEFAQIKTALEHFQPTKNRTQWLQATNGAQILSDVYNANPTAMIDVINNFSQVPTTGRRILVLGDMLELGQQAAYLHAQIGQAISEEKIAAVYLYGELMQSLKKALAERLPVYYFKSGQMEDLIEKLQEDLQPTDLVLLKASNGLHLDRVLQALVK; encoded by the coding sequence ATGCAGATGAATTTAACAGAAATTGCGCAAGCATTAGGGATAGATACTAAACTAATTGTTACTGATTCAATTATCACTAATGTTGTTTTTGATAGTCGTAAAGCAACAGCAGGTTCTTTATTTGTTCCCTTAATTGCTGCGCGTGATGGTCATGATTTTGTCCAGGCTGCTTTTGATAATGGAGCTAGTGCAACTTTATGGCAACAAGATCATCCTGTCCCTGAAACTGTGACTAACAATTACTTAGTAGTTAAAGATACATTAGCTGCCTTACAAAAATTAAGTTATTACTATTTGCATAAAATTAACCCGCAAGTAGTAGCTATTACTGGCAGCAATGGCAAAACAACAACTAAAGATATGACGGCAGCAGTTTTAGCACAAAAATATCAAGTCGTCAAAACTCAAGCTAATCACAATAATGAAATTGGTGTACCCATCACGATATTATCTATGACTGCTGATACCCAAATTTTGGTAGTGGAAATGGGAATGGACCGCGCGGGGCAACTTGCAGCGTTGTCAGCATTGGTGCAACCAGATGTCGCGGTAATTACTATGATTGGGGAAGCTCATATCGAATTTTTTGGTACTCGTGATAAAATTGCTGACGCGAAAATGGAAATCACCCAATCATTAAAAACAACGGGAACTTTCATTTATAACGGCGATGAGCCACTTTTAAGACAGCGAGCTCGTAATATTACACAAAAGCAATTAACCTTTGGTCAATCAGCTCAAAATGATTTGACTATTGCTTCTATCATGCCAGCTAAAAAGCAAACAACATTTAGTACTAATATTGATCCACAACAACAAATAGTGATACCAATGTTAGGAGATTATAATGTTGACAATGCACTAGCGGCTATCTTGGTGGGGCGTTGCTATCAAGTCGAATTTGCTCAAATTAAGACGGCTTTGGAACATTTTCAACCAACTAAAAATCGGACACAGTGGCTTCAAGCTACCAATGGAGCACAAATTTTAAGTGATGTTTACAATGCTAATCCAACAGCAATGATTGACGTAATTAATAACTTTAGCCAAGTACCGACTACTGGACGACGAATTTTAGTTTTAGGAGATATGTTGGAATTAGGACAACAAGCAGCATATTTACATGCCCAAATTGGACAGGCTATTAGTGAAGAAAAAATTGCGGCCGTCTATTTGTATGGTGAATTAATGCAATCTTTAAAAAAGGCTTTAGCTGAACGCTTGCCAGTGTATTACTTTAAAAGTGGTCAAATGGAAGATTTAATAGAAAAATTACAAGAAGATCTGCAACCAACAGATTTAGTTTTACTCAAAGCCAGCAATGGTCTGCATTTGGATCGTGTTTTACAAGCGTTAGTTAAATAA
- a CDS encoding DEAD/DEAH box helicase → MKFNELNLDDSLLSAVTDAGFSEATPIQAQTIPLVLSGVDVIGQAQTGTGKTASFGLPILQEIDVQNPNIQALIISPTRELAVQTQEELQRLGKYRHSKVIAVYGGSDIRRQIKQLHAHPQVVVGTPGRLLDHIKRHTLKLEHVQKVVLDEADEMLDMGFVEDIESILENVPSEHQTLLYSATMPKPIMRIAEKFMHEPKIVKIKSKELTADKIEQYMVRSKEYEKFNTMTRLFDVQKPELALIFGRTKRRVDELTRGLKARGYNAEGIHGDLSQQKRMSVLHQFKTGKLTYLVATDVAARGLDISGVSHVYNYDIPQDPDSYVHRIGRTGRAGHSGVSVTFVSPNEMSYLRGIEQLTNVRMLPLKPPTDAEALTGQLEAAKQEIAQQATNNKLDKFAPAAQELLEEYDPLVLAQLLLKNLSKDPEAIPVKITPERPLPSRHSRGDNRSNRGHGRGGHHNYRSDRRGGNNRNSNHGASRDNSHGRANHSTQRRRRNYTVRTKD, encoded by the coding sequence TTGAAATTTAACGAACTTAATTTAGATGATAGTCTGCTTTCAGCAGTAACTGACGCAGGCTTTAGTGAAGCAACACCAATTCAAGCCCAGACAATTCCGTTAGTATTGTCGGGTGTAGATGTGATTGGACAAGCCCAAACAGGTACAGGGAAAACTGCCTCATTTGGTTTACCGATATTACAAGAAATTGATGTCCAAAATCCCAATATTCAAGCCTTAATTATTTCACCCACACGTGAATTAGCTGTACAAACACAAGAAGAATTACAGCGATTAGGTAAATATCGGCATTCAAAAGTTATTGCAGTTTATGGTGGTTCTGATATTCGCCGGCAGATTAAACAGTTGCATGCGCATCCGCAAGTGGTTGTGGGAACTCCCGGACGTTTATTAGATCATATTAAGCGCCATACTTTAAAATTGGAACATGTTCAAAAGGTAGTTTTGGATGAAGCTGATGAAATGTTGGATATGGGATTTGTAGAAGACATTGAAAGCATTCTAGAAAATGTGCCTTCAGAACATCAGACTTTACTTTATTCAGCAACAATGCCTAAGCCAATCATGCGGATTGCAGAGAAATTTATGCATGAACCCAAGATTGTTAAAATAAAATCTAAAGAATTAACAGCTGATAAGATTGAACAGTATATGGTTCGTTCCAAAGAATATGAAAAGTTTAATACCATGACACGGTTATTTGATGTTCAAAAGCCTGAATTAGCCTTGATTTTTGGCCGTACTAAGCGACGAGTTGATGAATTAACACGTGGTTTAAAGGCACGCGGATATAACGCTGAAGGCATTCATGGAGATTTGTCTCAGCAAAAACGGATGAGTGTTTTACATCAATTCAAAACAGGAAAATTAACCTATTTGGTTGCTACTGATGTAGCTGCACGTGGTTTAGACATATCTGGGGTTAGTCATGTTTATAATTATGATATTCCTCAAGATCCTGATAGTTATGTTCATCGGATTGGGAGAACAGGACGTGCAGGCCATTCAGGTGTTTCTGTAACGTTTGTTTCACCTAATGAAATGAGTTATTTGCGGGGAATTGAACAACTAACTAATGTGCGGATGTTGCCACTAAAACCTCCAACTGATGCTGAGGCTTTAACTGGACAATTAGAAGCTGCTAAACAAGAAATTGCACAACAAGCTACTAATAACAAGCTAGATAAATTTGCCCCAGCAGCACAAGAATTATTGGAAGAATATGATCCTTTAGTGTTAGCACAATTGTTGTTAAAGAATTTAAGTAAGGATCCTGAGGCGATTCCAGTAAAAATTACTCCAGAACGTCCGTTGCCAAGTAGACATTCTCGGGGCGATAATCGTTCTAATCGCGGTCATGGTCGCGGTGGACATCACAATTATCGTTCAGATCGTCGTGGTGGCAACAATCGCAATAGCAATCATGGTGCTAGTCGAGATAATTCACATGGACGTGCAAATCATTCTACTCAACGTCGGCGTCGAAATTATACTGTTCGAACCAAAGATTAA